Proteins from a genomic interval of Oncorhynchus clarkii lewisi isolate Uvic-CL-2024 chromosome 15, UVic_Ocla_1.0, whole genome shotgun sequence:
- the LOC139366785 gene encoding inhibin subunit beta Aa — MSPLPLLSGILLLFTHSCAGGSSLPMSQSQLAPEVTNCPSCALARLNEEEDGGKTDVVEAVKRHILNMLHLQARPNVTHPVPRAALLNAIRKLHVGRVAEDGSVQIEDEGHGRLDPADMAETTEIITFAEAGDSQGAVNFLISKEGGELSLVEANVWIFLRLAKTNRSRAKVTIRLLQQHRGGDGREETAPVPLAEKVVDTRRSGWHTFPVSASVQALLKRGGSTLSLRVSCPLCANAGATPILVSASSGQEREQSHRPFLMAVVQQGEGGEPRRRRKRGLECDGKVSACCKRQFYVNFKDIGWSDWIIAPGGYHANYCEGDCPSHVASITGSSLSFHSTVINHYRIRGYAPFQNIKSCCVPTRLRAMSMLYYNEEQKIVKKDIQNMVVEECGCS, encoded by the exons ATGTCTCCTCTGCCCCTGCTGAGTGGGATCCTTCTGCTCTTTACCCATAGCTGCGCCGGTGGCAGCTCTTTGCCCATG TCCCAATCCCAGCTGGCACCGGAGGTCACCAACTGCCCGTCATGTGCCCTGGCACGGCTAAACGAGGAGGAGGACGGCGGCAAAACCGACGTGGTGGAGGCGGTGAAGAGGCACATTCTCAACATGCTGCACCTGCAGGCACGGCCCAACGTCACGCATCCGGTGCCCCGCGCTGCTCTGCTCAATGCCATCCGCAAGCTGCATGTGGGACGCGTGGCCGAGGACGGCAGCGTCCAGATTGAGGACGAGGGCCACGGGCGTCTCGACCCCGCTGACATGGCCGAGACGACTGAGATCATTACCTTTGCAGAGGCTG GCGACTCCCAGGGCGCGGTCAACTTCCTCATCTCCAAGGAGGGCGGCGAGCTGTCTCTGGTGGAGGCTAATGTATGGATCTTCCTCCGGCTAGCCAAGACCAACCGCAGCCGTGCCAAGGTCACTATCCGCCTGCTGCAGCAGCACCGTGGTGGAGACGGCCGTGAGGAGACGGCGCCGGTGCCGTTGGCTGAGAAGGTGGTGGACACGCGGCGCAGCGGCTGGCACACTTTTCCAGTCTCGGCCAGCGTCCAGGCCCTGCTGAAGCGCGGCGGCAGTACACTCAGTTTGAGGGTCTCCTGCCCGCTGTGTGCCAACGCTGGCGCCACGCCCATCCTGGTGTCGGCCAGCAGCGGCCAGGAGCGGGAGCAGTCCCACCGGCCCTTCCTGATGGCAGTGGTGCAGCAGGGTGAGGGCGGTGAGCCACGGCGGCGCCGCAAGCGGGGCCTGGAGTGCGACGGCAAGGTGAGTGCCTGCTGCAAGCGCCAGTTCTACGTCAATTTCAAGGACATTGGCTGGAGTGACTGGATCATAGCGCCAGGGGGCTACCACGCCAACTACTGCGAAGGCGACTGCCCCAGCCATGTGGCCAGCATTACAGGCTCCTCGCTGTCCTTCCACTCCACTGTCATCAACCACTACCGCATACGGGGCTACGCACCCTTCCAGAACATCAAGTCGTGCTGCGTGCCGACGCGGCTACGCGCCATGTCCATGCTCTACTACAACGAGGAGCAGAAGATCGTCAAAAAGGATATCCAGAACATGGTCGTAGAGGAGTGTGGCTGCTCCTAA